From Osmerus mordax isolate fOsmMor3 chromosome 8, fOsmMor3.pri, whole genome shotgun sequence, a single genomic window includes:
- the hivep2a gene encoding transcription factor HIVEP2a, which produces MEPREPAAAQKGPSEGRDKAPLQRKWASEPSSAGSKRSTFADPNVKRHSHLESLPCGAGAGVAHKYGGGGGSMKLLSSTIGQSSQDSQYAQAKAKHQAQVFPQGYPYQLAQPYPQQPMQERFLSGAKPQPGLEPHAWPFAGQLPSEDLYPGHSRPHGAGFPRQKSPSLPSSFSQYSQSGPEPPEEGYKKEQKPKKPGKYICHYCGRACAKPSVLKKHIRSHTGERPYPCVPCGFSFKTKSNLYKHRKSHAHAIKAGLVPFSDIGAGRGDVDQASSLGEAEAHSDGEQSTDTDEEGVEASMLLDKGSPIPQISFESDKRSMDKGGEPAYADAAEELALMSMKVPILIVPKQGIPSTGMECPPFTDLKGVHISSLVGRGGDDSPTIKQRLALRLVEKKGQDSEQSLNLLSPHSKGSTDSGYFSRSESAEQQISPPNTNAKSYEEIMFGRTWYYRPNSRSRQSITVGMAGQDPSMVSLGKAGTILEVSMGKISEDHIFFKGDCLGEDGQLLPGVDPKQYPTGPCQSNTGLLEAPSDSATLIRSNSMPTSSPTNLNVPPGIRGSHSFDEMMTSDDVFYPGSGLRRLRRQAAFEHSAHESHGETDVYGNIPRNAPGSVALKMGERSSGLPEHPAYSPYGTKVGVMENTTRKRRKEKSVGDEEDSPGHCDSSCSGSVEMLGDYDCKQSSQDNSRATPSIYSAHSQSDSFDTCTSMCSEDIVLVPESDRKAAGNVISVIQHTNSLSRPNSFEKSESFEQPVYQQDKPSTQYSEQSDGENIEDQVQSPESLLRTESMEQHQQSDSELAANVTSTDQSYHIPHKLVRQPNIQVPEIRVTEEPDKPEKEPEAPVKEPEKHVEEFQWPQRSETLSQLPTEKLPPKKKRLRLADLEHSSGESSFESTCTSLSRSPSQESNLSHSSSFSMSFEREEGLKSASPTKQDELARQSEFLTVPGSGHSLSIPGQHQQREMRRSSSEQAPCALPTEVPEIRSKSFDYGSLSTSSRQGEIYCSASAMKERRRGYLVRQASLSVYTETVVHEAGGIEVAIKQEHPDHGASHTAWPSPTTSSPSAPTSEVARSKRLGQTSLGPHHLHLQHSTSEDSQQEEPPLYQRPPRLPGQASTEGEHLGHEVMTQDAMQYSSLQGGLASLPFLPMQPGLFWHPESTQRHKQHLAFQTHPLHKQLHIRQPNLPHVLQQKAHGPAHQSIQQIQEQCGSKGDGVNNVNSGSSYPFPSRPSPQNLSPLHSQVSLTTTSTLLIQQGQPIFATQNAGSQASLPPGLRVPVRIQTHVPSYGSVTYTSVSQMLGPHGQESCCTSASLLGGSSKSGMGFNLAQILGQPGYPLWKSPEPLPGRLNTGIPLSLTSGTISTTDASSSLGGGKRMLSPASSLELFIETKQQKRVKEERMYGQIVKELSAVELSTSKEERRSLKSESSMDDLERMSSSPPVDFPDSNRIPVRSSASHLPEVPPVDSFTPPLQIVTDSPSQRDTEGRASSPEDLDVDDSTREASTSPQSMVSPSDTPDPPDSKHALANKIPVNMLVQLAANQSVTARGGTLLLTDLADVHQLFQFPSLRTTTSVSWCFLNYTKPNNSQTTPLTSVYGSWCVSSYNPNPLSLSTKAMLALLCSKQRRNTETYTMAAMSIPGEGKLVSSLAWKQRIEQVKPEHMQTDVSKYGKKMKSQMSRERSKEEHGEKESSSKQAEPTRIKIFEGGYKSNEDYVYVRGRGRGKYICEECGIRCKKPSMLKKHIRTHTDVRPYVCKFCNFAFKTKGNLTKHMKSKAHMKKCLELGVSVSSVEELETEDADNPEDGQRDSGKMVGIMSEHQFSDADDSDGGEEDGDEIDDDDEDDDEYDGDSTPKTRSRSTSPLPYGLPPKPEPLFGYLTTLPSIQITSLSAANECPGGQGQMAQYQRLLHGALGEAYRSRLDVPSSMDEDPLCTEHSSFDPSSSRLSSPGLDSSPLREPSPTSCTSRRYLSPRRDLSPRGRLSPRRDASPLRHISPKRDLALRRDLSPRGHLSPLSHPGRPTSPGRDLAVRRELSPRSRHRGMIRPVSPRRGSHHHSAPWSLGQHLPTDSLSMGGQRSRSAVHTDKDQRRKEGSRDSPSPPHQVLFSHLPLHSQVQLRSPFPMIPIGGIQMVHSLLGQVPGHAHQSQSRLPLQKSTSEESNASETSCHMAEGQGVKGSPPCSCDSPQQQQERMMTSSSPAGHSPGLVSAAPERTCQDVAEGQDKKHRHQRQEENIHTCTKAIASLCIASEESLSSSAFTDPPRRSSSPLPAPLESGAPPTRIQHFTGSPALLPPHPSCADNPLPIASKPGGGCPSLGTAGGQTSPYSPGLEERALGQQCPGDRPASTKRSKELSQEDSWNS; this is translated from the exons ATGGAGCCTCGTGAACCCGCTGCTGCTCAGAAGGGCCCATCGGAGGGGCGAGACAAGGCCCCGCTCCAGAGGAAATGGGCGTCTGAGCCCTCGTCCGCGGGCTCCAAACGAAGCACTTTTGCTGACCCCAACGTCAAGCGCCACTCACACCTCGAGAGTTTACCTTGTGGCGCTGGCGCTGGTGTGGCACACAAATATGGCGGCGGAGGTGGTTCcatgaagctgctctcctcTACCATTGGTCAGTCATCTCAAGACAGTCAGTATGCACAGGCCAAGGCCAAGCATCAGGCCCAGGTCTTCCCCCAGGGCTACCCCTACCAGCTTGCCCAGCCCTACCCACAGCAACCCATGCAGGAACGCTTCCTATCCGGGGCCAAGCCCCAACCTGGTCTGGAGCCCCACGCCTGGCCCTTTGCTGGTCAACTGCCCTCAGAGGACCTCTACCCTGGACACTCCCGTCCACACGGAGCGGGATTTCCACGGCAGAAGTCGCCCAGCCTGCCCAGCTCTTTCAGCCAGTACTCCCAGTCTGGCCCAGAGCCCCCGGAGGAGGGCTACAAGAAGGAACAGAAGCCCAAGAAGCCAGGGAAATACATCTGCCACTACTGTGGCAGGGCCTGCGCGAAACCCAGCGTTCTGAAGAAGCACATCCGATCTCACACTGGGGAGAGACCCTACCCCTGTGTGCCCTGTGGTTTCTCCTTCAAAACCAAGAGCAACCTGTACAAACACAGGAAGTCCCATGCCCACGCCATCAAGGCGGGGCTGGTGCCCTTCTCCGACATAGGAGCAGGACGCGGGGATGTGGATCAGGCGTCCTCACTGGGGGAGGCCGAGGCACACTCAGACGGGGAACAGAGCACGGACACAGACGAGGAAGGAGTGGAGGCCTCCATGCTCCTGGACAAAGGGAGTCCCATCCCACAGATCTCCTTTGAATCTGACAAGAGATCCATGGACAAGGGAGGGGAGCCAGCGTATGCAGATGCAGCGGAGGAGCTGGCATTGATGTCGATGAAAGTGCCTATTTTAATTGTCCCCAAACAGGGGATCCCCTCCACGGGCATGGAGTGTCCTCCCTTCACCGACCTTAAGGGGGTTCACATCAGCTCTCTGGTGGGTCGGGGAGGGGACGACTCACCCACCATCAAGCAGCGCTTGGCCCTGAGGCTAGTAGAGAAGAAGGGGCAGGACTCTGAACAGTCTCTCAACCTCCTCAGCCCCCACAGTAAAGGCAGCACTGACTCTGGGTATTTCTCCCGTTCCGAGAGCGCAGAGCAGCAGATCAGCCCACCCAACACCAACGCTAAGTCCTACGAGGAAATTATGTTTGGTCGGACCTGGTACTATCGGCCAAACTCCAGGTCCAGGCAATCTATCACCGTGGGGATGGCTGGCCAGGACCCCAGCATGGTCAGTCTGGGCAAGGCTGGCACCATTCTTGAGGTTAGCATGGGTAAGATCTCTGAGGATCACATATTCTTCAAGGGGGACTGCTTAGGAGAGGACGGACAGCTGCTGCCAGGCGTTGACCCCAAGCAGTACCCTACAGGCCCCTGCCAAAGCAACACCGGGCTGTTGGAGGCCCCCAGCGACTCTGCAACTCTGATCAGGAGCAACTCCATGCCAACCTCGTCCCCCACCAACCTGAACGTGCCCCCGGGCATCCGCGGCAGCCACTCCTTCGATGAAATGATGACATCGGACGATGTCTTCTACCCAGGAAGCGGTCTGAGGAGGCTCAGGCGACAGGCTGCCTTTGAGCACTCTGCTCACGAAAGCCACGGAGAGACTGACGTCTACGGAAACATCCCCAGGAATGCCCCCGGTTCTGTCGCACTTAAAATGGGGGAACGCAGCTCGGGGCTGCCAGAACATCCTGCCTACAGCCCGTATGGTACCAAGGTAGGAGTGATGGAGAACACCACACGTAAACgcaggaaggagaagagtgttggggatgaggaggacagtCCAGGACATTGCGACAGCAGCTGTAGCGGCTCTGTGGAGATGCTGGGGGACTATGATTGTAAACAGAGCAGTCAGGACAACTCAAGGGCCACCCCCTCCATTTACAGTGCACATAGCCAATCAGACAGCTTTGACACATGCACAAGTATGTGTTCGGAGGACATTGTTTTAGTCCCGGAATCCGATCGCAAGGCAGCCGGTAACGTCATCTCAGTCATTCAGCACACCAACTCCCTCAGCCGGCCAAACTCTTTTGAGAAATCCGAATCATTTGAGCAACCCGTTTACCAGCAAGATAAGCCCTCCACACAGTACTCTGAACAGTCTGATGGTGAGAACATTGAAGATCAGGTCCAGAGTCCAGAGTCACTGTTGAGAACTGAGAGCATGGAGCAGCATCAACAGAGTGACAGCGAGCTAGCCGCTAATGTGACATCCACTGACCAGAGCTATCACATCCCCCACAAGCTGGTCCGGCAGCCCAACATCCAAGTGCCTGAGATCAGGGTGACAGAGGAACCAGACAAGCCCGAGAAAGAGCCGGAAGCTCCGGTGAAAGAACCGGAGAAGCACGTAGAGGAGTTCCAGTGGCCCCAACGCAGCGAGACCCTCTCCCAACTCCCCACTGAAAAGCTACCCCCGAAGAAGAAACGTCTGCGCCTGGCAGACCTGGAGCATTCCTCTGGGGAGTCCAGCTTTGAGTCCACCTGCACAAGCCTGTCTCGCAGCCCAAGCCAGGAGAGTAACCTGTCTCAttcctccagcttctccatgtcctttGAGCGCGAGGAGGGCCTGAAATCCGCCTCCCCCACCAAGCAGGATGAGTTGGCCAGGCAGTCTGAGTTTCTGACCGTCCCAGGTAGTGGAcattccctctccatccctggtCAACACCAGCAAAGGGAGATGAGAAGGTCCTCGTCAGAGCAGGCTCCATGCGCACTGCCTACAGAGGTACCTGAGATTCGTAGCAAGTCTTTTGACTATGGGAGCCTGTCTACCTCCTCCAGACAGGGGGAAATCTACTGCAGTGCGTCCGctatgaaggagaggagacggggCTACCTGGTCAGGCAGGCCTCTCTGAGTGTCTACACAGAGACGGTTGTCCACGAGGCAGGAGGAATTGAGGTGGCCATCAAACAGGAGCATCCAGATCACGGAGCCTCCCACACAGCCTGGCCAAGCCCCACTACCTCCTCTCCCAGTGCTCCAACCAGTGAAGTAGCCAGGTCAAAGAGGCTCGGACAGACAAGCTTAGGGCCCCACCACCTTCATTTGCAGCACAGTACTAGCGAGGACAGCCAGCAGGAGGAGCCCCCACTGTACCAGAGGCCCCCACGTCTGCCCGGCCAGGCTTCAACCGAGGGAGAGCATTTGGGTCACGAGGTTATGACACAGGATGCGATGCAGTATTCATCTCTCCAGGGGGGTCTGGCTTCGCTGCCCTTTTTGCCCATGCAGCCCGGTCTCTTCTGGCATCCAGAGTCCACCCAGAGACACAAGCAGCACCTGGCGTTCCAGACACACCCGCTCCACAAGCAGTTACATATCAGGCAGCCTAATCTACCCCACGTACTCCAGCAGAAAGCCCATGGCCCTGCCCATCAATCCATACAGCAGATACAGGAGCAGTGTGGCAGTAAAGGAGATGGTGTCAACAATGTTAACAGCGGTAGCAGctaccccttcccctccagGCCCTCCCCCCAGAACTTAAGCCCGCTCCATTCCCAGGTGTCCCTGACCACCACTAGCACCCTGCTAATCCAGCAGGGCCAGCCCATCTTCGCCACCCAGAATGCAGGCTCCCAGGCGTCTTTGCCTCCCGGCCTCCGGGTCCCAGTCAGGATCCAAACTCACGTGCCATCCTATGGAAGTGTTACGTACACAAGTGTTTCTCAGATGCTTGGCCCCCATGGCCAGGAGTCTTGCTGCACTTCAGCATCCCTCCTAGGCGGTTCTTCCAAATCAGGGATGGGCTTTAACCTGGCGCAGATCCTGGGTCAGCCGGGATACCCCCTATGGAAGAGTCCAGAACCGTTGCCCGGGCGACTCAACACAGGGATCCCGCTGTCTCTGACATCGGGTACCATCTCGACCACAGACGCCTCATCCAGCCTGGGTGGCGGCAAGCGCATGCTGTCCCCAGCTAGCAGCCTGGAGCTCTTCATAGAAACCAAGCAGCaaaagagagtgaaggaggagaggatgtatGGACAGATTGTGAAGGAACTGAGCGCCGTTGAGCTAAGTACctccaaggaggagaggaggtcatTAAAGAGCGAAAGCTCCATGGACGATCTGGAGAGGATGTCCTCCTCACCCCCGGTGGATTTCCCTGACTCTAACAGGATCCCAGTCCGTTCCTCAGCCTCCCACCTGCCCGAAGTGCCCCCAGTGGACAGCTTCACCCCCCCTCTGCAGATCGTCACCGACTCCCCCAGCCAGAGGGACACGGAAGGGAGAGCCAGCTCACCAGAGGACCTGGATGTGGATGACTCCACTCGCGAGGCCAGCACCAGCCCCCAGTCCATGGTCTCTCCCTCGGACACTCCCGACCCCCCAGACTCCAAGCATGCCCTGGCCAATAAGATCCCTGTCAACATGCTGGTGCAGCTGGCTGCCAACCAGAGCGTGACGGCGAGAGGTGGCACCCTCCTCCTGACAGATCTGGCGGACGTACACCAGCTATTCCAGTTCCCCAGTCTGAGGACCACCACCAGTGTCTCCTGGTGCTTCCTAAACTACACCAAGCCCAACAACAGCCAGACCACGCCTCTGACGTCGGTCTACGGCTCTTGGTGCGTAAGCTCCTACAACCCCAACCCCCTGAGCCTGAGCACCAAGGCTATGCTGGCGCTGCTGTGTTCCAAACAGAGGAGGAACACTGAGACCTACACCATGGCTGCCATGAGCATACCTGGCGAGGGGAAGCTGGTTTCCTCCCTGGCCTGGAAACAGAGGATTGAacag GTAAAGCCAGAGCACATGCAGACTGATGTGAGCAAATATGGGAAGAAAATGAAAAGCCAGATGTCCCGGGAGAGGAGCAAGGAGGAGCATGGGGAAAAGGAGAGCTCCTCCAAGCAGGCTGAGCCTACACGTATCAAGATCTTCGAAGGAGG GTACAAGTCCAACGAAGACTATGTTTACGTACGCGGCCGAGGAAGGGGGAAGTACATCTGTGAAGAGTGTGGCATCCGCTGTAAGAAGCCAAgcatgctgaagaaacacatccGAACGCACACCGATGTCAGGCCCTACGTCTGCAAGTTTTGCAACTTTGCTTTCAAGACCAAAG GGAACCTGACCAAGCACATGAAGTCCAAGGCCCACATGAAGAAGTGTCTGGAActgggtgtgtctgtttcaTCTGTGGAGGAACTGGAAACAGAGGACGCAG ATAACCCTGAGGACGGCCAGAGGGATTCTGGGAAGATGGTGGGCATCATGTCGGAGCATCAGTTTTCCGACGCAGACGACTCAGATGGTGGTGAGGAGGACGGGGACGAGATCGATGACGATGACGAAGACGACGACGAGTACGACGGGGACTCCACCCCCAAGACGCGCTCTCGTAGCACCAGCCCACTGCCGTACGGTCTGCCCCCCAAGCCGGAACCTTTGTTTGGCTACTTGACCACGCTGCCGAGCATCCAGATCACATCTCTGTCAGCGGCCAACGAGTGTCCTGGGGGCCAGGGCCAGATGGCGCAGTACCAGCGTCTCCTCCATGGGGCGCTGGGCGAGGCCTACAGGAGTCGTCTGGACGTCCCCAGCTCCATGGACGAGGACCCCCTCTGCACCGAGCACTCCTCCTTCGACCCATCCTCCTCTCGCCTCTCCTCACCCGGCCTCGACTCCTCTCCACTCCGCgagccctcccccacctcctgcaCCTCCCGCCGGTACCTCTCCCCCCGGAGAGACCTCTCTCCCCGTGGCCGTCTCTCCCCCAGGCGAGACGCCTCTCCCCTCAGGCACATCTCCCCAAAGAGAGACCTGGCCTTACGCCGTGACCTCTCACCCAGGGGTCACCTCTCACCTCTATCTCACCCGGGAAGGCCCACCTCTCCAGGCAGGGACCTGGCAGTGCGCAGGGAACTGTCCCCGAGAAGCCGCCACAGGGGCATGATCAGACCTGTATCGCCGCGTAGGGGCTCGCACCACCACAGCGCCCCATGGAGTCTGGGTCAACACCTACCCACGGACTCACTGTCCATGGGGGGCCAACGCAGCAGGAGTGCAGTGCACACGGACAAG gaccagaggaggaaggagggtagCCGAGActcccccagcccaccccaTCAGGTTCTGTTCAGTCATCTACCCCTCCACTCCCAGGTACAGCTGCGGTCACCCTTCCCCATGATTCCTATTGGTGGAATCCAGATGGTCCACTCACTCCTGGGCCAGGTCCCTGGCCATGCCCACCAGAGCCAGTCCCGCCTCCCGCTCCAGAAGAGTACCTCCGAGGAGTCGAATGCCAGCGAGACTTCCTGTCACATGGCCGAGGGCCAAGGGGTCAAGGGTTCACCGCCCTGCTCGTGTGACTCGCCCCAGCAACAGCAGGAGAGGATGATGACCTCGTCATCCCCAGCCGGCCACTCGCCCGGGCTGGTCTCGGCAGCACCAGAGCGGACTTGTCAGGACGTGGCGGAGGGTCAGGACAAGAAGCATCGGCACCAGCGGCAGGAAGAGAACATCCACACGTGCACCAAAGCCATCGCCTCGCTGTGTATCGCCTCCGAGGAGTCCCTGTCTTCCTCCGCCTTCACGGACCCCCCAcgccgctcctcctctcccctccccgcccccctggaGAGCGGAGCCCCCCCCACCAGGATTCAGCACTTTACTGGTTCCCCGGCCTtgttgcccccccacccctcctgcgCTGACAACCCCCTGCCCATCGCGTCGAAGCCCGGCGGAGGATGCCCAAGCCTGGGCACAGCAGGGGGTCAGACCTCCCCCTAcagcccaggtctggaggagagggcccTGGGTCAACAGTGCCCCGGAGACAGGCCAGCAAGCACAAAGAGAAGCAAAGAACTATCACAGGAGGATAGCTGGAACAGCTAG